Proteins found in one Candidatus Amarolinea dominans genomic segment:
- a CDS encoding glycosyltransferase family 39 protein, which produces MNTIRQAQRAGALWAVLIVAFGLRVYGFWFGLPYVLTGDGENAFIVPAVRMVVGGDLNPHWFGHPGSTVIYPLALLYGLIYVAGHAAGQFDQPAALQALLTSDPTLFYATARLLSIAWAVATVALVWLLGKRLGGHRLGLLAALCLAVNPMHREWTTWARSDAPAAFFVTLGIYAAIRFADHPSRRWALIAGAATGLAASTKITTGVVFVAWLVAWLTQRGRGRKLDFGAFALAALAAAVAFALTSPYVLLDWPHAIPNLLFENRGGHAGAERLPGLQNWGRYVAVALPGAVGWPAILLAIVGLVTPRRSSSAGRGASLILLAFPLLYWLGIGASNLRWDHWLVPALPVVALWSAQGVQAVTRALARAAAGRSNEHEIHLRPSGSGSKKRMALSLSLAALLLLTLGQPLFTSLRRAYQSAQPDTQILAIRWFAEHVPAQTVVGSEWYTGLFWSATIKLEEVPTLGRSTPEYFRERGARFVVGSSDIYDRFYAEPARYADVIAAYERFWRELPLVIELKPDPWRRPGPTIRILRVTRR; this is translated from the coding sequence ATGAACACGATCAGGCAAGCGCAACGAGCGGGAGCGCTGTGGGCGGTGTTGATTGTGGCGTTCGGGCTGCGCGTCTACGGTTTCTGGTTCGGCCTGCCCTACGTGCTGACCGGCGATGGTGAGAACGCCTTCATCGTCCCGGCGGTGCGGATGGTGGTGGGTGGCGATCTCAATCCGCACTGGTTTGGGCATCCCGGCTCCACCGTCATCTACCCGTTGGCGCTGCTCTACGGCCTGATCTACGTCGCTGGGCACGCGGCCGGCCAGTTCGACCAGCCGGCCGCGCTGCAGGCTCTGCTGACCAGCGACCCCACCCTGTTCTACGCGACGGCACGCCTGCTCAGCATCGCCTGGGCCGTGGCCACGGTGGCGCTCGTCTGGCTGCTGGGCAAGCGGCTGGGCGGGCATCGCCTGGGTCTGCTGGCGGCGCTATGCCTCGCGGTCAACCCCATGCACCGCGAGTGGACCACCTGGGCGCGCAGTGATGCGCCAGCCGCTTTCTTCGTCACGCTCGGCATCTACGCCGCCATCCGTTTTGCCGACCATCCCTCACGCCGTTGGGCGCTGATCGCCGGCGCGGCGACGGGCCTGGCCGCGTCCACCAAAATCACCACGGGCGTGGTTTTCGTCGCCTGGCTCGTCGCCTGGCTCACGCAGCGCGGACGCGGCCGCAAGCTCGACTTTGGCGCGTTCGCCCTGGCTGCGTTGGCGGCGGCGGTCGCCTTTGCGCTGACCTCGCCCTACGTCCTTCTCGACTGGCCGCACGCCATCCCCAATCTGCTCTTCGAGAACCGCGGCGGCCACGCGGGCGCGGAGCGGCTGCCCGGCTTGCAGAACTGGGGGCGGTATGTGGCGGTCGCTTTGCCCGGCGCAGTCGGCTGGCCGGCCATCCTCCTCGCGATCGTGGGCCTGGTCACGCCGCGCCGGTCGTCCAGCGCAGGGCGAGGCGCGAGCCTGATTCTGCTCGCCTTCCCGTTGCTCTACTGGCTGGGCATCGGCGCGTCGAACCTGCGCTGGGATCACTGGCTGGTGCCGGCGCTGCCGGTCGTGGCGCTGTGGAGCGCGCAGGGCGTGCAGGCGGTGACCCGCGCGCTGGCGCGGGCGGCGGCAGGTCGCAGCAACGAGCACGAAATTCATCTGCGTCCATCAGGCTCTGGAAGTAAGAAGCGCATGGCGCTGAGCCTTAGCCTGGCCGCGCTACTTCTGCTGACATTGGGCCAACCGCTCTTCACATCGCTGCGCCGCGCCTACCAAAGCGCGCAGCCCGATACGCAGATTCTCGCCATTCGCTGGTTCGCAGAGCACGTGCCCGCGCAGACCGTCGTGGGCAGTGAGTGGTATACCGGGCTTTTCTGGAGCGCAACGATCAAACTGGAGGAGGTGCCCACGCTCGGCAGGTCAACGCCAGAGTACTTCCGCGAGCGCGGCGCCCGCTTCGTCGTTGGCAGCAGCGATATCTACGACCGCTTCTACGCCGAACCGGCCCGCTACGCCGACGTCATCGCGGCCTACGAACGCTTTTGGCGCGAACTGCCCCTGGTCATCGAGTTGAAGCCCGACCCCTGGCGCCGCCCCGGCCCCACCATCCGCATCCTGCGCGTAACAAGACGGTAG
- a CDS encoding DEAD/DEAH box helicase family protein: MPLTCVALDLETTGLNAERDAIIEIGCVKLEDGRITDEWSTLVNPGRPIPLGITQLTGISSADVAQAPPLALVGPPLLRFVGNLPIVGHNIGFDLGFLAQFDLFRQNLAIDTFDLATVLLPRQERYNLTTLAARFNITLADAHRALDDARASLHLFLALIEVGSRLAPAVLAEIRRLTAHSQWALRPIFHEMAALAASTDPRRATPQVVPGRARWTDASYDAALHPRRVPVALDVDALADLLAPGGRLAAIFPGYEHRPQQVDMLRGVADAFNNAHHLLVEAGTGTGKSLAYLLPAAQYAIQNDTRVVVSTNTINLQDQLVGKDIPALQPLLATPARVALVKGRTNYLCPRRFNYLRSRSDLSEDEVHLLVKVLIWLQHTQTGDRDEMMFTKATEQPVWSRVCAERDSCSTAQCQALPGGPCFFQQARNQAESAHLIVVNHALLLADIAVENRLLPAYAHLIVDEAHHLENAITQQMGFQVTAASFLAFLNELYPAGGGRGGGLLSTVRQQVAGVAFGTRSQLWLWLQRSQDAVTTSRERLPDFLRTLLAFVAEQTQGSTAYDQRVRLTPSARVQPLWDRVEIQWDHLAVAWRQLCEQIEHLRQALVILAQDDPAAFETSATELAGAAQHLRNLDEQVSALVSHPDQNGIYWLELAAENERTDADPLFRLSLRAAPLQVGGLVAQHLLRDKQAVIMTSATLRTAGSFDFLAERLHAWDVPTLAVGSPFDYAASTLLCLPTDIPDPNAQGYQTAVERAIVDIGRATKGRMLVLFTAYNQLKRTRDAITPLLALNDIVVFEQGGGASRRQLMENFKNTERSVLLGTRSFWEGVDIPGEALSCLVIVRLPFAVPNDPIFAARSEAVEEPFLHYAVPDAILRFSQGFGRLIRTRSDRGVCVILDRRVLSKQYGQQFIESLPTCTLFKGPLSILPEQAARWLAPPADRAPR; the protein is encoded by the coding sequence ATGCCTCTTACCTGCGTCGCGCTCGACCTGGAGACGACCGGCCTGAACGCTGAACGCGATGCCATCATCGAGATCGGCTGTGTCAAGCTGGAAGACGGTCGCATCACCGACGAATGGTCAACCCTGGTCAATCCGGGACGGCCGATTCCCCTGGGCATCACCCAACTGACCGGCATCAGCAGTGCGGATGTGGCCCAGGCGCCGCCCCTGGCCCTGGTTGGCCCGCCGCTCCTGCGCTTTGTGGGCAATCTGCCCATCGTCGGCCACAACATCGGCTTCGACCTCGGCTTTCTCGCCCAATTCGATCTCTTCCGCCAGAACCTGGCCATTGACACGTTCGACCTGGCCACGGTGCTGCTGCCGCGCCAGGAACGCTACAACCTGACCACGCTGGCTGCGCGTTTCAACATCACCCTGGCCGACGCGCACCGCGCGTTGGACGACGCCCGCGCCAGCCTGCATCTTTTCCTGGCGTTGATCGAGGTCGGCAGCCGCCTGGCGCCCGCTGTGCTGGCCGAGATTCGCCGCCTGACCGCTCACAGCCAGTGGGCCTTGCGCCCCATCTTTCACGAAATGGCAGCCCTTGCCGCCTCCACCGACCCGCGTCGCGCCACCCCCCAGGTCGTTCCCGGCCGCGCGCGCTGGACCGACGCGAGTTACGACGCGGCGCTCCACCCCCGCCGCGTACCCGTGGCGCTGGACGTTGACGCGTTGGCAGATCTCCTGGCGCCAGGCGGCCGGCTCGCCGCCATCTTTCCCGGCTATGAGCATCGCCCGCAGCAGGTTGACATGCTGCGCGGCGTGGCTGACGCGTTCAATAACGCGCACCATCTACTGGTAGAGGCGGGCACCGGCACCGGGAAGTCGTTGGCCTACCTCCTGCCCGCGGCTCAGTACGCCATCCAAAACGACACCCGCGTGGTCGTTTCCACCAACACCATCAACCTGCAGGATCAGCTTGTGGGCAAAGACATCCCCGCGCTGCAACCCCTGTTGGCGACACCCGCGCGCGTGGCCCTGGTCAAAGGGCGCACCAACTATCTGTGCCCGCGGCGCTTCAACTACCTGCGCAGCCGCAGCGACCTCAGCGAGGACGAGGTACACCTGCTGGTCAAGGTGCTCATCTGGCTGCAGCACACCCAGACCGGCGATCGTGACGAGATGATGTTTACCAAGGCGACGGAGCAGCCCGTCTGGTCGCGCGTCTGCGCGGAACGCGATTCATGCAGCACGGCCCAATGCCAGGCGCTGCCCGGCGGCCCCTGCTTCTTCCAGCAGGCGCGCAACCAGGCCGAGAGCGCACATCTCATCGTGGTCAACCACGCCCTGCTCCTGGCCGACATCGCCGTGGAAAACCGGCTGCTGCCAGCCTATGCCCACCTGATCGTGGATGAGGCGCATCACCTGGAGAATGCCATCACGCAGCAGATGGGTTTCCAGGTCACGGCCGCGTCGTTCCTAGCCTTCTTGAATGAGCTTTATCCGGCCGGCGGTGGCCGCGGGGGCGGCTTGCTCAGCACCGTGCGCCAGCAGGTGGCCGGGGTGGCCTTTGGCACACGTAGCCAACTCTGGCTGTGGCTGCAGCGCAGTCAAGATGCAGTGACCACCAGCCGTGAGCGCCTGCCCGATTTCTTGCGCACCCTGCTGGCCTTTGTCGCCGAACAGACGCAGGGCAGCACCGCCTATGACCAGCGCGTGCGCCTGACACCCAGCGCCCGCGTCCAACCGCTGTGGGATCGCGTCGAAATCCAGTGGGACCACCTGGCCGTCGCCTGGCGCCAACTGTGCGAACAGATCGAACATCTGCGCCAGGCGCTTGTCATCCTGGCCCAGGACGACCCCGCCGCTTTCGAGACATCAGCCACCGAATTGGCCGGCGCGGCGCAGCATCTGCGCAATCTGGATGAGCAGGTCTCCGCGCTCGTTTCGCACCCCGACCAGAACGGCATCTACTGGCTGGAACTGGCCGCGGAAAACGAACGCACCGATGCCGATCCGCTCTTCCGTCTTTCCCTGCGCGCGGCGCCGCTCCAGGTGGGCGGGCTGGTGGCGCAACACCTGCTGCGTGACAAGCAGGCGGTCATCATGACCTCAGCCACCCTGCGCACGGCCGGCTCATTTGATTTTCTGGCGGAGCGCCTGCACGCCTGGGATGTGCCGACGCTGGCGGTTGGCTCGCCTTTCGACTATGCGGCCTCCACCCTGCTCTGCTTGCCCACCGACATCCCTGACCCCAATGCCCAGGGCTATCAGACGGCCGTGGAGCGGGCCATTGTGGACATCGGCCGGGCGACCAAGGGGCGCATGCTGGTGCTGTTCACCGCGTACAATCAACTCAAGCGCACGCGCGACGCCATTACCCCGCTCCTGGCCCTGAATGACATCGTGGTGTTCGAGCAAGGCGGCGGCGCCTCGCGGCGTCAGTTGATGGAAAACTTCAAAAACACCGAACGCTCGGTGCTGCTGGGCACGCGCAGCTTCTGGGAAGGGGTGGACATCCCCGGCGAAGCGCTGAGCTGCCTGGTCATCGTGCGGCTGCCCTTTGCCGTGCCCAACGATCCCATCTTTGCCGCGCGCAGCGAAGCCGTCGAAGAGCCGTTTCTCCATTACGCCGTGCCCGATGCCATCCTGCGCTTCAGCCAGGGCTTTGGCCGCCTGATTCGCACCCGGAGCGACCGCGGCGTCTGCGTCATCCTCGACCGCCGCGTGCTCAGCAAACAGTACGGGCAGCAGTTCATCGAATCGCTGCCCACCTGCACCCTGTTCAAAGGCCCGCTCTCCATCCTGCCGGAACAGGCCGCCCGCTGGCTCGCTCCGCCCGCCGACCGGGCGCCGCGCTGA
- a CDS encoding CTP synthase → MTNYIFVTGGVVSSLGKGVTAAALGRLLKSRGVTVSIQKLDPYLNVDPGTMSPYQHGEVFVTEDGAETDLDLGHYERFIDENLSRASNVTAGQIYAEVIGRERRGDYLGGTIQVIPHVTNEIKRRIAAVAKASNAEVIIVEVGGTVGDIEGLPFLEAIRQMRKEVGRDNSLYLHVTWMPYVAASGELKTKPTQHSVRELRSIGIQPDVIVCRSDHPVEDSLREKIALFCDVDVEAVVPLVTADTVYAVPLELEMAGLAHYVLSRLGYAPAVATAQDDHLAEWRALVARARADKPALKIGVVGKYVQLEDAYMSVREALLHAAWALGYGVEIIWISSEDLEKGRGMHLLQRVDGIVVPGGFGYRGIEGKIVAARYAREQKVPYLGLCLGMQVLCIEFARHIFDSDEPNSVEFDPTTRVPVIDLMPDQRVVEDLGGTMRLGIYPCKLAPGTRAAEAYQSDMVMERHRHRFEFNNAYRAILEKAGLVFSGLSPDGRLVEIAELRDHPWMLGSQFHPEFKSRPTAPRPLFLGFIRAVEAHVRNRP, encoded by the coding sequence ATGACCAACTATATTTTTGTAACAGGTGGCGTCGTCAGCTCACTGGGCAAGGGCGTCACCGCGGCCGCCCTGGGGCGGTTACTCAAGAGTCGCGGGGTCACGGTTTCGATCCAGAAGCTGGACCCATACCTCAACGTGGATCCAGGCACCATGTCGCCCTATCAGCATGGCGAGGTTTTCGTCACCGAAGATGGCGCTGAGACCGACCTGGACCTGGGGCATTACGAACGTTTCATTGATGAGAACCTGAGCCGCGCAAGTAATGTGACGGCAGGCCAGATCTACGCAGAGGTAATCGGACGTGAGCGGCGCGGTGATTACTTGGGCGGCACCATCCAGGTCATTCCGCATGTGACCAATGAGATCAAACGCCGTATTGCCGCGGTGGCCAAAGCCAGCAATGCCGAGGTAATCATTGTCGAAGTGGGTGGCACGGTGGGCGACATCGAGGGTTTGCCGTTCCTGGAAGCTATCCGTCAGATGCGCAAAGAGGTGGGGCGCGATAACTCGCTGTATTTGCACGTGACCTGGATGCCCTACGTGGCTGCGTCCGGCGAATTGAAAACGAAGCCGACCCAGCACAGCGTGCGCGAACTGCGCAGCATCGGCATCCAGCCTGATGTGATTGTCTGTCGCTCCGATCATCCCGTGGAGGACAGCCTGCGCGAGAAGATCGCCCTCTTCTGCGATGTGGACGTCGAAGCGGTGGTGCCCCTGGTCACAGCAGACACTGTCTACGCGGTGCCGCTGGAGCTGGAGATGGCCGGGTTGGCGCACTATGTGCTCAGCCGGCTCGGTTATGCGCCGGCCGTGGCAACCGCGCAGGACGATCACCTGGCGGAATGGCGGGCGTTGGTGGCACGCGCGCGCGCCGACAAACCGGCGCTCAAAATCGGCGTGGTAGGAAAGTATGTCCAGTTGGAGGACGCGTACATGAGCGTGCGCGAGGCGCTGCTGCACGCGGCCTGGGCGTTGGGCTACGGCGTGGAGATCATCTGGATCAGCTCGGAAGATCTGGAGAAGGGGCGCGGCATGCATCTCCTGCAGAGGGTGGATGGCATTGTGGTGCCCGGCGGCTTTGGCTATCGCGGCATCGAAGGCAAAATTGTGGCCGCGCGCTACGCGCGCGAACAAAAGGTGCCTTATCTGGGCCTGTGCCTGGGGATGCAGGTGTTGTGCATCGAGTTTGCCCGCCACATCTTCGATAGCGATGAACCCAACAGCGTGGAGTTCGATCCCACCACGCGCGTGCCGGTGATTGATCTGATGCCTGACCAGCGCGTGGTGGAGGACCTGGGCGGCACCATGCGCCTGGGTATTTATCCGTGCAAGCTGGCGCCCGGCACGCGTGCGGCTGAGGCGTATCAAAGCGACATGGTGATGGAGCGCCACCGCCATCGCTTCGAGTTCAACAACGCCTATCGGGCCATCCTGGAAAAGGCGGGGTTGGTCTTCAGCGGCCTCTCGCCGGACGGCCGCCTGGTGGAAATTGCCGAGCTGCGCGATCACCCCTGGATGTTGGGCAGCCAGTTCCATCCGGAATTCAAGTCGCGGCCCACCGCGCCGCGCCCGCTCTTTCTCGGCTTCATACGCGCCGTCGAAGCACACGTGCGCAACCGGCCGTGA
- a CDS encoding YebC/PmpR family DNA-binding transcriptional regulator: MSGHSKWATIKRKKGAADAKRGALFTKLARQITIAAREGGDPEYNFKLRLAVDQAKANAMPRDNIERAVRRGSGADKDTDLEELLYEGYGPHGIALLLQIVTDNRNRTVGDVRRLFTRANGNLSEAGSVAWQFEARGHIVIETQKLAEDKLFEIALEAGADDIQFADGEADIYTNPGDLQLVREALTKQHLHITVFELIMVPKTTLAIEPFDAVQVMHLMENLEELDDVTKVYSNLEVTDEALAAMEEE, from the coding sequence ATGTCCGGTCATAGCAAATGGGCAACCATCAAGCGCAAAAAGGGCGCGGCTGATGCCAAGCGCGGGGCCTTGTTCACCAAATTGGCCCGTCAGATCACCATTGCCGCACGCGAAGGCGGCGATCCCGAATATAATTTCAAATTGCGGCTGGCGGTGGATCAAGCCAAAGCCAACGCCATGCCCCGTGACAACATCGAGCGCGCGGTCAGGCGGGGTTCTGGTGCGGACAAAGATACCGATCTGGAAGAGCTGCTCTATGAGGGTTACGGGCCGCACGGCATCGCCCTGCTGCTGCAGATCGTCACTGACAATCGCAACCGCACCGTGGGCGATGTCCGGCGCCTGTTTACGCGGGCCAATGGCAACCTGAGCGAGGCCGGCTCCGTGGCCTGGCAGTTCGAAGCCCGCGGGCACATCGTCATTGAGACGCAGAAACTAGCTGAAGACAAACTCTTTGAGATCGCCCTGGAAGCCGGCGCCGATGATATTCAGTTTGCCGACGGGGAAGCCGATATCTACACCAATCCCGGTGATCTGCAACTGGTACGTGAGGCTCTGACCAAGCAGCATTTGCACATCACCGTCTTCGAGCTGATCATGGTGCCCAAGACAACCCTGGCCATCGAGCCGTTCGATGCGGTGCAGGTCATGCACCTGATGGAAAACCTGGAGGAGTTGGACGACGTGACGAAAGTCTACTCCAACCTGGAAGTGACAGACGAGGCGCTCGCCGCGATGGAGGAGGAGTAG
- the ruvC gene encoding crossover junction endodeoxyribonuclease RuvC — translation MLILGVDPGTASTGYGLVDDPDDVLTMVAYGVISTTPAHTMPVRLRSIYEQLSGIISQFHPEAVAVEELFFSRNVTTAIAVGQARGVVLLAAAEADIPVFEYKPQVVKQAIVGYGRADKAQVQQMVRMLLNLEEIPRPDDAADAIAIAVCHHHSARFNTLLARA, via the coding sequence TTGTTGATTCTTGGGGTTGATCCTGGCACGGCATCCACCGGCTATGGGTTGGTGGATGATCCCGATGATGTGTTGACTATGGTGGCTTATGGGGTGATTTCGACTACACCCGCGCACACCATGCCGGTGCGCCTACGTTCGATTTATGAACAATTATCGGGTATCATCAGTCAATTTCACCCGGAAGCCGTGGCGGTGGAGGAGCTTTTTTTCAGCCGCAATGTCACTACGGCGATTGCGGTGGGACAGGCGCGCGGAGTGGTTCTGCTGGCCGCCGCAGAGGCGGACATCCCGGTGTTCGAGTACAAGCCCCAGGTGGTCAAGCAGGCCATCGTGGGCTACGGAAGGGCCGACAAGGCTCAGGTACAGCAGATGGTACGTATGCTGTTGAACCTGGAAGAGATTCCGCGGCCAGATGACGCCGCCGACGCTATCGCCATTGCTGTTTGTCATCATCATTCAGCGCGTTTCAATACGTTGCTTGCACGCGCTTAG
- a CDS encoding response regulator transcription factor: MAPKTASDVQHHCRILLAEDEAPLRNLIRLSLETHGHTVFAAADGVEALQLFEKTPVDLVILDVMMPRMDGFRTCEEIRRRSDIPVIMLTALGSVDDVVHGFELGADDYITKPFAFKEVDARIQAVLRRVEWTEQAPAIQILRIGRVTLNTSLHQVMVEGETIHLTPIEYQLLSYLMTRANKPTSKEQLFRDVWGYDVMGGTNLVEVGIRRLREKIEENASKPTHILTVRGAGYKFCEQPGLE, translated from the coding sequence ATGGCACCAAAGACGGCCTCAGACGTTCAACATCACTGCCGCATCTTGTTGGCCGAAGATGAAGCACCTTTACGAAACCTGATTCGGCTGTCGCTCGAGACCCACGGCCATACCGTTTTTGCGGCCGCCGACGGCGTGGAGGCGCTCCAACTGTTCGAGAAAACGCCAGTGGACCTGGTCATTCTGGATGTCATGATGCCTCGCATGGATGGTTTTCGAACGTGTGAGGAGATTCGCAGGCGTTCCGATATTCCTGTCATCATGCTGACCGCCTTGGGCAGCGTGGACGATGTGGTGCATGGCTTCGAATTGGGCGCTGACGATTATATTACCAAACCGTTCGCCTTCAAGGAAGTGGATGCCCGCATCCAGGCCGTCCTGCGCCGGGTCGAATGGACCGAACAAGCACCGGCCATACAGATCTTGCGGATTGGCCGCGTGACGCTCAATACCAGCCTGCACCAGGTCATGGTGGAGGGCGAAACGATCCACTTGACGCCGATCGAATATCAACTACTGTCTTATCTGATGACGCGGGCCAACAAGCCGACCTCCAAAGAGCAGCTGTTCCGCGATGTATGGGGCTACGACGTGATGGGCGGCACTAACCTGGTCGAGGTTGGCATTCGGCGCTTGCGCGAGAAGATCGAAGAAAACGCCTCCAAACCCACCCACATTTTAACCGTGCGCGGGGCCGGTTACAAGTTTTGCGAACAGCCCGGCCTGGAATGA
- the ruvA gene encoding Holliday junction branch migration protein RuvA: MIARLRGQVVARGKDYLIVDVGGIGYKVFVPADVLVSTRTVEEITLHTHLQVREDNLSLFGLASEEALDLFHLLLTVPGVGPKGTLTLLSAMSPEAIRLAVSQEQPGILARVPGVGKRTAEKIVMTLRDRIGTVAATEELLAMTTADAEVIDALTALGYSVVEAQRAVQRIPREISGVEERLRHALSQFAE, translated from the coding sequence ATGATCGCTCGTCTGCGTGGACAAGTCGTGGCGCGTGGCAAAGACTATCTCATCGTGGACGTCGGCGGGATTGGCTACAAGGTGTTTGTGCCCGCCGATGTCCTGGTGAGCACGCGCACGGTCGAGGAAATCACCCTGCACACCCATCTGCAGGTGCGCGAAGACAACCTCAGCCTGTTTGGCCTTGCCAGTGAAGAAGCGCTCGATCTGTTCCACCTGCTGCTGACCGTGCCCGGCGTCGGGCCGAAAGGCACGCTCACGCTCCTGTCGGCCATGTCCCCAGAGGCAATCCGGCTGGCCGTCAGCCAGGAGCAGCCCGGCATCCTGGCGCGCGTGCCAGGCGTGGGCAAGAGGACGGCCGAAAAGATCGTCATGACACTCAGGGATCGCATCGGAACGGTGGCGGCCACCGAAGAACTGCTGGCGATGACCACCGCGGATGCCGAAGTGATTGATGCGCTGACCGCGCTCGGCTACAGCGTCGTCGAAGCACAGCGCGCGGTGCAGCGCATCCCACGCGAAATCAGCGGCGTCGAGGAACGCCTGCGCCATGCCCTCTCTCAGTTTGCCGAATAA
- the mtnA gene encoding S-methyl-5-thioribose-1-phosphate isomerase, producing the protein MRTIWWNSNNRTVQMIDQRLLPHRLELPEFADYRAVAAAIHNMTIRGAPAIGAAGAYAMALAALQSPAQTRDSLLIDLQAAKTVLDAARPTAVNLSWATQRLLDLAYHLVLPNMDDLRSALLAAAERLADEDVEINRRMGAFGAAVILDGANILHHCNTGSLAAVDYGTALGVVRAAVEQGKKVHVWVDETRPRLQGARLTAWELMQDGIPMTLIADNAAGHLMRTGKVDVVLFGADRVAANGDVANKVGSYSLAVLAQENGIPCYSVVPTSTVDLNLPSGDHIPIEERAADEVTHVGGVAVAPAQVPVLNLAFDVTPHRYLTGIMTEEGICYPPFTVSLRQAKEAAEARIRAARSRSRAARS; encoded by the coding sequence ATGCGCACGATTTGGTGGAATAGCAATAACCGCACCGTTCAGATGATTGACCAGCGCCTGCTCCCGCACCGGCTGGAACTGCCCGAATTCGCCGACTATCGGGCCGTGGCCGCGGCGATTCATAACATGACGATTCGCGGTGCGCCGGCCATCGGTGCGGCCGGTGCTTATGCCATGGCCCTGGCTGCGCTCCAAAGCCCGGCGCAGACACGCGATAGCCTGTTGATTGACCTGCAAGCCGCCAAGACCGTGCTCGATGCGGCCCGTCCCACCGCTGTCAACCTCAGTTGGGCCACCCAACGCTTGCTCGACCTCGCGTATCACCTGGTTTTGCCAAACATGGATGACCTCCGCAGCGCTTTGCTGGCCGCGGCCGAGCGCCTGGCCGACGAAGATGTCGAGATCAACCGGCGTATGGGCGCGTTCGGCGCGGCCGTCATTCTCGATGGCGCCAACATTTTGCACCATTGCAACACCGGCTCGCTGGCCGCGGTGGACTACGGCACCGCGCTGGGCGTCGTGCGTGCCGCCGTCGAACAGGGCAAAAAAGTACACGTCTGGGTAGATGAAACTCGCCCGCGCCTGCAGGGCGCGCGCCTGACCGCCTGGGAACTGATGCAGGACGGCATCCCCATGACCCTGATTGCCGACAATGCCGCCGGGCACCTGATGCGGACCGGCAAGGTGGATGTGGTGCTGTTCGGCGCCGATCGGGTGGCGGCCAATGGCGATGTGGCTAACAAAGTGGGCAGCTACAGCCTGGCCGTGCTGGCCCAAGAGAATGGCATTCCCTGCTATTCCGTGGTTCCCACCTCCACGGTTGACCTGAACCTCCCCTCTGGCGACCACATTCCGATCGAGGAGCGGGCGGCCGACGAAGTCACCCATGTCGGCGGCGTCGCCGTGGCGCCAGCCCAGGTACCCGTGTTGAACCTCGCGTTCGATGTGACTCCGCATCGTTACCTCACCGGCATCATGACCGAAGAGGGTATTTGTTATCCGCCTTTCACCGTCAGCCTGCGCCAGGCCAAAGAAGCCGCCGAAGCGCGCATCCGGGCTGCGCGGTCGCGCAGCCGGGCTGCGCGGTCATAG
- a CDS encoding carbohydrate kinase family protein, translating to MAVVVTGSLAYDYIMSFPGHFTDHILPDQLHTLSVSFLVDSMRRQRGGCAANIAYSLRLLGAQSYLFCTAGQDFGDYQRWLEDQGIDTSGITIYPQDFTASFFVNTDLRQNQIASFYTGAMARASELSLRDLRRAAVDLVIISPNDPAAMTKYAQEAADLAIPYIYDPSQQIIRLSAEDLLIGMRHARILTCNDYEFAMIQNKTGLDEQALRALLPTIVVTRGEHGSVIFDRGAQVEIPVALPEKPGEPTGVGDAYRAGLIVGFLHGFPWSVTGRIASLAATYVLEQHGTQEHHYSLADFVARYRRVFADTPELEALAQSAAASSAQ from the coding sequence ATGGCTGTCGTTGTTACCGGATCGCTGGCCTATGATTACATCATGTCCTTCCCCGGCCACTTTACCGATCATATCCTGCCTGACCAATTGCACACCCTGAGCGTGAGTTTCCTGGTGGACTCGATGCGCCGCCAACGCGGAGGCTGCGCCGCCAACATTGCCTACAGCCTGCGCCTGCTCGGGGCGCAATCCTATCTGTTCTGCACGGCAGGCCAGGATTTTGGCGATTATCAGCGCTGGCTCGAAGACCAGGGGATTGATACCTCGGGCATCACCATCTACCCCCAGGATTTCACCGCCTCCTTTTTTGTCAACACCGACCTGCGCCAGAATCAGATCGCCTCGTTCTACACCGGGGCGATGGCCCGCGCCTCTGAGCTTTCTCTGCGTGACCTGCGCCGCGCCGCTGTTGACCTGGTCATCATCTCGCCCAACGACCCCGCGGCCATGACCAAGTACGCTCAAGAAGCGGCGGACCTAGCCATCCCCTACATTTATGACCCCAGCCAGCAGATCATTCGCCTATCTGCTGAGGACCTGTTGATCGGTATGCGCCACGCACGTATTCTCACCTGCAACGATTATGAGTTCGCCATGATCCAAAACAAAACGGGTCTTGACGAACAGGCGCTGCGGGCGCTGCTGCCCACCATTGTGGTGACCCGCGGCGAACACGGCTCGGTGATCTTCGATCGCGGCGCCCAGGTTGAGATCCCGGTGGCGCTGCCGGAAAAACCGGGTGAACCGACCGGCGTGGGCGACGCGTACCGCGCCGGCCTGATCGTCGGCTTCCTGCACGGCTTCCCCTGGTCGGTGACCGGGCGCATTGCCAGCCTGGCCGCCACCTATGTGCTGGAGCAGCATGGCACGCAGGAACATCACTATTCTTTGGCCGATTTTGTGGCACGCTACCGCCGCGTCTTTGCGGACACGCCCGAATTGGAGGCGCTGGCGCAATCGGCGGCCGCCAGCAGCGCCCAGTAG